The Agromyces marinus genome window below encodes:
- a CDS encoding BMP family lipoprotein: MTFTFKKAAMGGFATLGAVALLAGCASAPEESADGEGETLDYLPCMVSDAGGFDDKSFNQLGREGLEAASEELGVEPTLVESQAETDYNANLQNLVDQGCNTIVTVGFLLAPAALESATANPDLEYVSIDDTVDTDFDGTTDAENIKPIIFDTAQAAFLAGYLSAGMSQTGAVGTYGGINIPTVSIFMDGFAQGVEYYNEENGADVQVLGWDREAQDGSFTGGFEANDTARQVAQGLIDQNIDVLLPVGGPIYQSGAAAIRDSGREIMMLGVDADVFETDPSVGDLLLTSIRKGIDVGVEEAIVAAGNGEFDPSPFIGTLENEGVGLAPFHDFEDAVPAELSDKLDELRQMIIDGDITVESYLAG, encoded by the coding sequence GTGACGTTCACGTTCAAGAAGGCCGCCATGGGCGGCTTCGCGACGCTCGGTGCGGTCGCGCTGCTCGCGGGTTGCGCGTCGGCGCCCGAGGAGTCGGCGGATGGCGAGGGCGAGACCCTCGACTACCTGCCCTGCATGGTCTCCGACGCGGGCGGATTCGACGACAAGTCGTTCAACCAGCTCGGCCGCGAGGGCCTGGAGGCCGCATCCGAGGAGCTCGGCGTCGAACCGACCCTCGTCGAGTCGCAGGCCGAGACCGACTACAACGCCAACCTGCAGAACCTCGTCGACCAGGGCTGCAACACGATCGTGACGGTCGGCTTCCTGCTCGCGCCCGCCGCGCTCGAGTCGGCGACGGCGAACCCCGACCTCGAGTACGTCTCGATCGACGACACCGTCGACACCGACTTCGACGGCACGACCGACGCCGAGAACATCAAGCCGATCATCTTCGACACCGCGCAGGCCGCGTTCCTCGCGGGCTACCTGTCGGCCGGCATGAGCCAGACCGGCGCGGTCGGAACCTACGGCGGCATCAACATCCCGACCGTGTCGATCTTCATGGACGGCTTCGCGCAGGGCGTGGAGTACTACAACGAGGAGAACGGCGCCGACGTCCAGGTGCTCGGCTGGGACCGCGAGGCACAGGACGGCTCCTTCACGGGCGGCTTCGAGGCCAACGACACCGCGCGCCAGGTCGCCCAGGGCCTGATCGACCAGAACATCGACGTGCTGCTGCCCGTCGGCGGCCCGATCTACCAGTCGGGTGCCGCGGCGATCCGCGACTCCGGCCGCGAGATCATGATGCTCGGCGTGGACGCCGACGTCTTCGAGACCGACCCGTCGGTCGGCGATCTGCTGCTGACCTCGATCCGCAAGGGCATCGACGTCGGCGTCGAAGAGGCGATCGTCGCCGCCGGCAACGGCGAGTTCGACCCGTCGCCGTTCATCGGCACCCTCGAGAACGAGGGCGTCGGCCTCGCACCGTTCCACGACTTCGAGGATGCGGTGCCGGCCGAGCTGTCGGACAAGCTCGACGAGCTGCGCCAGATGATCATCGACGGTGACATCACCGTCGAGTCCTACCTCGCGGGCTGA
- a CDS encoding ABC transporter ATP-binding protein — protein sequence MKLELRGITKKFGSLVANDHIDLTVEAGEIHCLLGENGAGKSTLMNVLYGLYQADAGEILLDDRIQHFAGPGDAMRAGIGMVHQHFMLIPVFTVAENVMLGHEQTRGGGLLDLAEARRRVREISDRFGFHVDPDALVDDLPVGVQQRVEIIKALSRDARVLVFDEPTAVLTPQETDELMGIMRQLKESGASIVFITHKLREVREVADKITVVRLGKVVGEADPTASNAELASLMVGRAVELTVQKEEPTLGEESLQVEHLNVVDSIGQLVVNDVSFAVRRGEVLAVAGVQGNGQTELTEALVGLQPRVEGSIRLEGREISGHSVRRILDAGVGFVPEDRTEDGLVGEFTVAENLMLDRSGGEPFVKAGNVQRAYLAEFATEKVEEFDVRTPGIDTKAGRLSGGNQQKVVLARELSRELNLLVAAQPTRGVDVGSIEFIHKRIVETRDAGVPVVVVSTELDEVTALADRIMVMYRGKVVGIVPGDTPRETLGLMMAGEMPGASGDAPSPEGAAA from the coding sequence ATGAAACTCGAACTCCGAGGAATCACGAAGAAGTTCGGTTCCCTGGTGGCGAACGACCACATCGACCTCACCGTCGAGGCGGGGGAGATCCACTGCCTCCTCGGAGAGAACGGCGCGGGCAAGTCGACGCTCATGAACGTGCTGTACGGCCTCTACCAGGCCGACGCGGGCGAGATCCTCCTCGACGATCGCATCCAGCACTTCGCGGGGCCCGGCGACGCGATGCGGGCCGGCATCGGCATGGTCCACCAGCACTTCATGCTGATCCCCGTGTTCACCGTCGCCGAGAACGTCATGCTCGGCCACGAGCAGACCCGCGGCGGCGGGCTCCTCGACCTCGCCGAAGCACGGCGTCGGGTGCGCGAGATCAGCGACCGGTTCGGGTTCCACGTCGACCCCGACGCCCTCGTCGACGACCTCCCGGTCGGCGTCCAGCAGCGCGTCGAGATCATCAAGGCGCTCTCGCGCGACGCGCGGGTGCTCGTGTTCGACGAGCCGACCGCGGTGCTCACGCCGCAGGAGACCGACGAGCTCATGGGCATCATGCGCCAGCTCAAGGAGTCCGGCGCCTCGATCGTGTTCATCACGCACAAGCTCCGCGAGGTGCGGGAGGTCGCCGACAAGATCACGGTCGTGCGGCTCGGCAAGGTCGTCGGCGAGGCCGACCCCACCGCCTCCAACGCCGAACTCGCTTCGCTCATGGTCGGCCGCGCGGTCGAGCTGACCGTGCAGAAGGAGGAACCGACGCTCGGCGAGGAATCGCTCCAGGTCGAGCACCTGAACGTCGTCGACTCGATCGGCCAGCTCGTGGTCAACGACGTCAGCTTCGCCGTCCGCCGCGGAGAGGTCCTCGCAGTCGCGGGCGTCCAGGGCAACGGCCAGACCGAGCTCACCGAGGCGCTCGTCGGCTTGCAGCCCCGGGTCGAGGGGAGCATCCGCCTCGAGGGCCGGGAGATCAGTGGGCACTCCGTCCGCAGGATCCTCGATGCGGGCGTCGGATTCGTCCCCGAGGATCGCACCGAGGACGGCCTCGTCGGCGAGTTCACGGTCGCCGAGAACCTCATGCTGGACCGCTCCGGCGGCGAGCCGTTCGTCAAGGCCGGCAACGTGCAGCGCGCATACCTGGCCGAGTTCGCGACCGAGAAGGTCGAGGAGTTCGACGTGCGCACGCCCGGCATCGACACGAAGGCCGGCAGGCTCTCCGGCGGCAACCAGCAGAAGGTCGTGCTCGCGCGCGAGCTCAGTCGTGAACTCAACCTGCTCGTCGCCGCGCAGCCCACGCGCGGCGTCGACGTCGGCTCGATCGAGTTCATCCACAAGCGCATCGTCGAGACGCGCGACGCCGGCGTGCCGGTGGTCGTCGTGTCCACCGAACTCGACGAGGTCACGGCGCTCGCGGACCGGATCATGGTGATGTACCGCGGCAAGGTCGTCGGCATCGTGCCGGGTGACACCCCCCGCGAGACCCTCGGCCTGATGATGGCCGGCGAGATGCCGGGTGCATCCGGCGACGCCCCGAGCCCCGAAGGAGCGGCCGCATGA
- a CDS encoding ABC transporter permease → MTDRNDPDVALETGEQVPPDEPVIEREPDGDEPSRWQQAFREIATGNAIISVLAVLLALLVGAVMIAFTDERVQAAAGYFFARPGDTFVAIWDSVAGAYSALFQGSVYNFRRPDFASGIRPLTETLNFATPLIAAGLGVGLAFKVGMFNIGGRGQMLLAASAAGWVAFSLDLPFPLHMIVAVIAGIVAGALWAGIAGVLKARTGAHEVIVTIMLNYVALYLVSWMLRTPGLLQAPGSNNPKTPPMKDSAILFDLFPGYNLHFGFILSLACVVLVWWILDRSSLGFQFRAVGLNPKAARVAGINVNAMYVYAMLIAGGLVGLAGVDQVLGTVTTGFSAGIDAGIGFDAITVALLGGSNPWGILAAGILFGAFKAGGFSMQAAEGVPIDIVLVVQSLIVLFIAAPPLVRAIFRLPQPGSKPRKKRTRTAPQEEVAAK, encoded by the coding sequence ATGACCGACAGGAACGACCCGGACGTCGCGCTCGAGACCGGCGAACAGGTTCCGCCGGACGAGCCCGTCATCGAGCGCGAGCCCGACGGCGACGAGCCCTCGCGCTGGCAGCAGGCGTTTCGCGAGATCGCCACGGGCAACGCGATCATCTCGGTCCTCGCGGTGCTGCTCGCCCTGCTCGTCGGCGCCGTGATGATCGCCTTCACCGACGAACGCGTGCAGGCGGCGGCCGGGTACTTCTTCGCCCGGCCCGGCGACACGTTCGTCGCGATCTGGGACTCCGTCGCCGGCGCCTACTCGGCGCTGTTCCAGGGATCGGTCTACAACTTCCGCCGACCCGACTTCGCATCCGGCATCCGCCCCCTGACCGAGACGCTGAACTTCGCCACGCCGCTCATCGCCGCAGGACTCGGCGTCGGACTCGCCTTCAAGGTCGGCATGTTCAACATCGGCGGCCGCGGCCAGATGCTGCTCGCGGCATCCGCCGCGGGATGGGTCGCCTTCTCGCTCGACCTGCCGTTCCCGCTGCACATGATCGTCGCCGTCATCGCCGGCATCGTCGCGGGCGCGCTCTGGGCGGGCATCGCGGGCGTGCTCAAGGCGCGCACCGGCGCGCACGAGGTGATCGTCACGATCATGCTCAACTACGTCGCGCTCTACCTCGTGTCGTGGATGCTGCGCACCCCCGGCCTCCTGCAGGCGCCCGGCTCGAACAACCCGAAGACGCCGCCGATGAAGGACTCGGCGATCCTCTTCGACCTGTTCCCCGGGTACAACCTGCACTTCGGATTCATCCTCTCGCTCGCCTGCGTCGTGCTCGTGTGGTGGATCCTCGACCGCTCCAGCCTCGGATTCCAGTTCCGCGCGGTCGGCCTGAACCCGAAGGCGGCCCGCGTCGCGGGCATCAACGTCAACGCCATGTACGTCTACGCCATGCTCATCGCCGGCGGACTCGTCGGCCTCGCGGGCGTCGACCAGGTGCTCGGCACCGTCACCACCGGCTTCTCCGCCGGCATCGACGCCGGCATCGGCTTCGACGCCATCACGGTCGCGCTGCTCGGTGGATCCAACCCGTGGGGCATCCTCGCGGCCGGCATCCTGTTCGGCGCGTTCAAGGCCGGCGGGTTCTCGATGCAGGCAGCGGAGGGCGTGCCGATCGACATCGTCCTCGTCGTGCAGTCCCTCATCGTCCTGTTCATCGCGGCGCCACCCCTCGTGCGTGCGATCTTCCGACTCCCGCAGCCGGGATCGAAGCCGAGGAAGAAGCGAACGCGCACCGCACCCCAGGAGGAGGTGGCGGCGAAGTGA
- a CDS encoding ABC transporter permease has product MTATSQHHAVAPHEGALATKIVVSWKAPVSFAILTALLALLFWLTDHQGVAIFRVSAPRDAIQIADIEVNGPLMTWTCVILMALLTAASAALVRAKRSVPLWLVVLFTVIGLIAFLTWAAAGARTPVIPLPGLLAGALSLSVPLIFGALCGVISERVGVINIAIEGQLLAGAFTSAVVASVIGQQWLGPIVGLFAAAVSGVLVAFVLAAFAIKYFVDQVIVGVVLNVLVIGLTSFFFSQVLAPNAELLNSPPRLPRIPIPILSEIPIIGPMFFRQTLIIYAMYVIVALVYVGLFHTRWGLRLRSVGEHPQAADTVGINVARTRFWNVSLAGAIAGFGGAFFTLGAVGAFNKEMTAGAGFIALAAVIFGQWDPIKATLAALLFGFASNLQNTLSVIGSPVPSEFMLMLPYVVTILAVAGFVGKVRGPAAAGKPYIKA; this is encoded by the coding sequence GTGACCGCAACCAGCCAGCACCACGCCGTCGCACCCCACGAGGGCGCGCTCGCCACGAAGATCGTCGTCAGTTGGAAGGCGCCCGTCTCGTTCGCGATCCTCACCGCGCTGCTCGCGCTCCTCTTCTGGCTCACCGACCACCAGGGCGTCGCGATCTTCCGCGTGTCGGCGCCGCGCGACGCGATCCAGATCGCCGACATCGAGGTGAACGGGCCGCTGATGACGTGGACCTGCGTCATCCTCATGGCATTGCTCACCGCGGCATCCGCCGCCCTGGTGCGCGCCAAGCGCAGCGTTCCGCTCTGGCTCGTCGTGCTCTTCACGGTCATCGGGCTCATCGCGTTCCTGACCTGGGCCGCGGCCGGCGCGCGGACACCGGTGATCCCGCTGCCGGGGCTGCTCGCGGGCGCGCTCAGCCTGTCGGTCCCGCTCATCTTCGGTGCGCTCTGCGGCGTGATCTCCGAGCGCGTGGGCGTGATCAACATCGCCATCGAGGGGCAGTTGCTCGCCGGCGCGTTCACCTCCGCGGTCGTGGCCTCGGTGATCGGGCAGCAGTGGCTCGGCCCGATCGTCGGCCTGTTCGCGGCCGCGGTCTCGGGCGTGCTCGTCGCGTTCGTGCTCGCGGCGTTCGCGATCAAGTACTTCGTCGACCAGGTCATCGTCGGCGTCGTGCTCAACGTCCTCGTGATCGGCCTGACGAGCTTCTTCTTCTCCCAGGTGCTCGCGCCCAACGCCGAGCTGCTCAACTCGCCGCCGCGCCTGCCTCGGATCCCGATCCCGATCCTGTCCGAGATCCCGATCATCGGGCCAATGTTCTTCCGGCAGACGCTCATCATCTACGCCATGTACGTGATCGTGGCGCTGGTGTACGTCGGCCTGTTCCACACGCGTTGGGGACTGCGCCTGCGTTCGGTCGGCGAGCACCCGCAGGCCGCGGACACGGTGGGCATCAACGTGGCGCGCACGCGATTCTGGAACGTCTCGCTCGCGGGCGCCATCGCCGGGTTCGGCGGCGCGTTCTTCACGCTCGGCGCGGTCGGCGCGTTCAACAAGGAGATGACCGCGGGCGCGGGCTTCATCGCCCTCGCGGCCGTGATCTTCGGGCAGTGGGATCCGATCAAGGCCACGCTCGCGGCACTCCTGTTCGGGTTCGCCTCGAACCTGCAGAACACCCTCTCGGTCATCGGCTCGCCGGTCCCGAGCGAGTTCATGCTCATGCTGCCGTACGTGGTCACGATCCTCGCCGTCGCCGGGTTCGTCGGCAAGGTCCGCGGACCGGCCGCCGCGGGCAAGCCCTACATCAAGGCCTGA
- a CDS encoding cytidine deaminase, with translation MAKAYVPYSQFPVGAAAIADDGRIVSGCNVENASYGVTLCAECSLVSALVMSGGGKLIAFTCVDGHGNVLMPCGRCRQLLYEHSAEGMVLETVSGLKSIDEVLPDAFGPRQLAEYRGEPA, from the coding sequence ATGGCCAAGGCCTACGTGCCGTACTCGCAGTTCCCCGTGGGCGCGGCGGCGATCGCCGACGACGGCCGCATCGTGAGCGGATGCAACGTGGAGAACGCGTCGTACGGCGTGACCCTCTGCGCGGAGTGCTCGCTCGTGTCCGCCCTCGTCATGTCCGGCGGCGGCAAGCTGATCGCCTTCACGTGCGTCGACGGGCACGGGAACGTGCTCATGCCCTGCGGGCGATGCCGGCAGCTGCTCTACGAGCACTCGGCCGAGGGCATGGTGCTCGAGACCGTCTCGGGCCTGAAGTCGATCGACGAGGTGCTGCCCGATGCGTTCGGGCCACGACAGCTCGCCGAGTACCGGGGGGAGCCCGCATGA
- a CDS encoding thymidine phosphorylase — protein sequence MSAVEAFDAVDLIRTKRDRGELATEQIDWLVDAYTRGYVADEQMSAMTMAIFLNGMTRREVRDLTMAMIASGERMDFSGLGKPTTDKHSTGGVGDKITLPLMPLVAAFGVAVPQLSGRGLGHTGGTLDKLESIPGWRADLTNDEMFAQLRDVGGVICAAGAGLAPADKKLYALRDITGTVEAIPLIASSIMSKKIAEGTGALVLDVKFGSGAFLQDIERSRELARTMVELGEDAGVATSALLTNMNVPLGLTIGNANEVRESVEVLAGGGPADVRELTVALAREMLELAGVADADVEAALDDGRAMDTWRASIRAQGGDPDAPMPVAREQHVVTAERDGVLVRQEALPFGIAAWRLGAGRARKEDPVQHAAGIDLHAKPGDRVRAGDPLFTLHADEPARFARALEAVAGAWEIGDAGSPVQDGGPLIADRIGR from the coding sequence ATGAGCGCCGTCGAAGCCTTCGACGCCGTCGACCTGATCCGCACCAAGCGGGACCGCGGAGAGCTCGCGACCGAGCAGATCGATTGGCTCGTGGACGCCTACACCCGCGGCTACGTCGCCGACGAGCAGATGTCGGCCATGACCATGGCGATCTTCCTCAACGGCATGACCCGGCGCGAGGTCCGGGACCTCACGATGGCCATGATCGCCTCGGGTGAGCGGATGGACTTCTCCGGGCTCGGGAAGCCGACGACCGACAAGCACTCCACGGGTGGCGTCGGCGACAAGATCACGCTGCCCCTCATGCCGCTCGTCGCGGCCTTCGGCGTCGCGGTGCCGCAGCTCTCGGGTCGTGGACTCGGCCACACGGGCGGCACGCTCGACAAGCTCGAGTCGATCCCCGGGTGGCGGGCCGACCTCACCAACGACGAGATGTTCGCTCAGCTGCGCGACGTCGGCGGCGTGATCTGCGCGGCCGGCGCGGGCCTGGCGCCGGCCGACAAGAAGCTCTACGCCCTGCGCGACATCACCGGCACGGTCGAGGCGATCCCGCTCATCGCCTCCTCGATCATGTCCAAGAAGATCGCCGAGGGCACGGGTGCGCTCGTGCTCGACGTCAAGTTCGGGTCCGGGGCGTTCCTGCAGGACATCGAGCGCTCGCGCGAACTCGCGCGGACCATGGTCGAGCTCGGCGAGGACGCCGGCGTTGCCACCTCGGCGCTGCTGACGAACATGAACGTGCCGCTCGGCCTCACGATCGGGAACGCGAACGAGGTCCGCGAGTCGGTCGAGGTCCTCGCGGGCGGCGGACCGGCGGACGTGCGCGAACTCACGGTCGCGCTCGCACGCGAGATGCTCGAACTCGCGGGCGTCGCCGACGCCGATGTCGAGGCGGCCCTCGACGACGGCCGGGCCATGGACACCTGGCGCGCGTCGATCCGGGCGCAGGGCGGGGACCCCGACGCGCCGATGCCGGTGGCCCGCGAGCAGCACGTGGTCACGGCCGAGCGGGACGGCGTGCTCGTCCGGCAGGAGGCGCTCCCGTTCGGCATCGCGGCATGGCGCCTCGGTGCGGGGCGCGCGCGCAAGGAGGACCCGGTGCAGCACGCCGCGGGGATCGACCTGCACGCCAAGCCCGGCGATCGGGTGCGTGCGGGCGACCCGCTGTTCACCCTGCACGCCGACGAGCCCGCCCGGTTCGCCCGGGCACTCGAGGCCGTGGCCGGGGCGTGGGAGATCGGCGACGCCGGTTCGCCCGTACAGGACGGCGGCCCGCTCATCGCCGACCGGATCGGACGCTAG
- a CDS encoding adenosine deaminase, which translates to MDTHATDYRIEGDGTDIRSLPKISLHDHLDGGLRPHTVIELADEIGLELPETDADALAGWFADQSDSGSLVEYLKTFDVTTAVMQTREGLTRVAREFVHDLAADGVIYGEIRWAPEQHLTRGLTLDETVEAVQAGLDEGVDEVGRDGKRIRVGQLITAMRHADRGLEIAELAVRHRDRGVVGFDIAGAEAGFPASRHRTAFDFLASRFVPVTVHAGEADGLESIKGALLDGRALRLGHGVRLAEDLTVERQDDENTYVSLGPVAQWVRDREIALETSPSSNLQTGAIAAWGDELLDHPFDLLYQLGFRVTVNTDNRLQSGTSLTRELALLSDAFGYDLDDFEVFQLNAAAAAFLPLDDREELAELIQDGFDEA; encoded by the coding sequence GTGGACACGCACGCGACCGACTACCGGATCGAGGGGGACGGCACCGACATCCGGTCGCTGCCGAAGATCTCGCTGCACGATCATCTCGACGGCGGACTCCGGCCGCACACCGTCATCGAACTGGCCGACGAGATCGGCCTCGAACTGCCCGAGACCGACGCCGATGCGCTCGCCGGGTGGTTCGCCGACCAGTCCGACTCGGGCTCGCTCGTCGAGTACCTGAAGACGTTCGACGTCACGACCGCCGTCATGCAGACCCGCGAGGGGCTGACGCGCGTCGCCCGCGAGTTCGTGCACGACCTCGCCGCCGACGGCGTGATCTACGGTGAGATCCGCTGGGCGCCCGAACAGCACCTCACCCGCGGGCTCACGCTCGACGAGACGGTCGAGGCGGTCCAGGCCGGGCTCGACGAGGGCGTCGACGAGGTGGGGCGCGACGGCAAGCGGATCCGGGTGGGTCAGCTCATCACGGCCATGCGTCACGCCGATCGCGGCCTCGAGATCGCCGAGCTCGCCGTGCGCCACCGCGACCGCGGGGTCGTGGGCTTCGACATCGCCGGCGCCGAGGCGGGATTCCCGGCGAGCCGGCATCGCACCGCGTTCGACTTCCTCGCCTCCCGCTTCGTGCCGGTGACCGTGCACGCGGGCGAAGCGGACGGCCTGGAGTCGATCAAGGGGGCCCTGCTCGACGGGCGTGCGCTGCGCCTCGGGCACGGCGTGCGCCTCGCCGAGGACCTCACCGTCGAACGCCAGGACGACGAGAACACGTACGTCTCGCTGGGCCCGGTCGCGCAGTGGGTGCGCGACCGCGAGATCGCCCTCGAGACGAGCCCGTCCTCGAACCTGCAGACCGGTGCGATCGCCGCGTGGGGCGACGAACTGCTCGACCACCCCTTCGACCTGCTGTACCAGCTCGGGTTCCGGGTGACGGTGAACACCGACAACCGGCTCCAGTCGGGCACGTCGCTCACTCGCGAGCTGGCGCTGCTCTCGGACGCGTTCGGGTACGACCTGGACGACTTCGAGGTGTTCCAGCTGAACGCCGCCGCGGCGGCGTTCCTCCCGCTCGACGACCGGGAGGAGCTCGCCGAGCTGATCCAGGACGGCTTCGACGAGGCCTGA
- a CDS encoding PTS sugar transporter subunit IIA yields MTLPPLPDDAIRLHAVVPDWRAAVRAAGDALVRSGATFPGYTDRMIRVLEEFGAYVVIAPGLALAHARPGPDVRRSGLAVVTLAEPVAFGHPHNDPVRVVLGLAATGPEEHVASVAESANAFNDPAVIERLAAAASPAEVRSVLAGAPPRTG; encoded by the coding sequence ATGACCCTTCCTCCGCTGCCGGACGACGCGATCCGCCTGCACGCCGTCGTGCCCGACTGGCGTGCCGCCGTGCGCGCCGCCGGTGATGCGCTCGTGCGTTCGGGTGCCACGTTCCCCGGGTACACCGATCGGATGATCCGGGTCCTCGAGGAGTTCGGTGCGTACGTCGTGATCGCGCCGGGCCTCGCGCTGGCCCACGCGCGCCCGGGACCGGACGTCCGCCGCAGCGGGCTCGCGGTCGTCACCCTCGCCGAGCCCGTCGCGTTCGGCCATCCGCACAACGACCCGGTGCGCGTCGTGCTCGGGCTCGCTGCGACGGGGCCCGAAGAGCACGTCGCAAGCGTGGCCGAGTCGGCGAACGCGTTCAACGACCCGGCCGTGATCGAGCGGCTCGCTGCGGCGGCATCCCCGGCCGAGGTGCGGTCCGTGCTCGCCGGCGCCCCGCCCCGGACGGGTTGA
- a CDS encoding phospho-sugar mutase: MPHPTDDERIARAEAWLTQDPDPETRAELAAIIALVRAGDAAASADLASRFDDRLAFGTAGLRGEIAAGPNRMNRVLVAQGAAGLAAYLLERASAAGGTGAGGAPSVVVGYDGRRNSRVFAHDVAEVMAGAGVRAVLLPRLLPTPVLAFAVRHLDTSAGVMITASHNPPNDNGMKVYLGGDDGGAQIVAPADAEIAAHISRIAASTAVPDLPRGAVETADESVVDAYVAATAAVASAPTAQPKVVYTAMHGVGWETLQRVLEAAGFAAPALVSAQIEPDARFPTVAFPNPEEPGAMDLAFETARAEGADLVIANDPDADRLAVAIPDPASTDGYRRLTGNEVGLLLGLQVAERVASRAGSTDAGSPRGTLACSIVSSPGLEAIARAHGLDFRATLTGFKWISRAPGLVFGFEEALGFLVNPDTVRDKDGISAAVAFLSLASRLAGEGRTVADHLDEVVERFGAFDSAQVSIRVTDLTRIADVMARLRAEPPTEVGGIRVERIDDLATGADGYPPADVLRLVFDGGARVMVRPSGTEPKLKVYIDAAATEGSMRERRAAASEAVARLEAGMRELVA; encoded by the coding sequence ATGCCGCACCCCACCGACGACGAACGCATCGCCCGCGCCGAGGCCTGGCTCACCCAGGACCCGGACCCCGAGACCCGCGCCGAGCTCGCCGCGATCATCGCGCTCGTGCGGGCGGGGGATGCCGCGGCATCCGCCGACCTCGCCTCGCGCTTCGACGACCGACTCGCGTTCGGGACGGCCGGGTTGCGCGGCGAGATCGCCGCGGGACCGAACCGCATGAACCGGGTGCTCGTGGCGCAGGGCGCCGCGGGGCTCGCGGCCTACCTGCTCGAACGCGCGTCCGCCGCGGGCGGCACCGGCGCGGGAGGCGCACCGAGCGTGGTCGTCGGGTACGACGGCCGACGCAATTCCCGGGTGTTCGCGCACGACGTCGCCGAGGTCATGGCGGGCGCGGGCGTGCGCGCCGTGCTGCTGCCGCGGCTGCTGCCCACCCCCGTGCTCGCGTTCGCCGTCCGGCACCTCGACACGAGCGCGGGCGTCATGATCACGGCCTCGCACAACCCGCCGAACGACAACGGCATGAAGGTCTACCTCGGCGGCGACGACGGCGGGGCGCAGATCGTCGCGCCCGCCGACGCCGAGATCGCCGCGCACATCTCGCGGATCGCCGCGAGCACGGCCGTACCCGACCTTCCGCGCGGCGCCGTGGAGACCGCCGACGAGTCCGTGGTCGACGCGTACGTCGCGGCGACGGCGGCGGTGGCATCCGCCCCGACCGCGCAGCCGAAGGTGGTCTACACCGCGATGCACGGCGTCGGCTGGGAGACGCTGCAGCGCGTCCTCGAGGCGGCCGGGTTCGCGGCGCCGGCGCTCGTGTCGGCGCAGATCGAGCCCGACGCTCGCTTCCCCACGGTCGCGTTCCCGAACCCGGAGGAACCGGGCGCCATGGACCTCGCGTTCGAGACCGCCCGGGCCGAGGGCGCAGACCTCGTCATCGCCAACGACCCCGACGCCGACCGGCTCGCCGTCGCGATCCCGGACCCCGCGTCGACGGACGGGTACCGCCGCCTGACGGGCAACGAGGTCGGCCTGCTCCTCGGCCTGCAGGTCGCCGAGCGGGTCGCCTCGCGCGCCGGGTCGACGGATGCCGGGAGCCCGCGCGGCACGCTGGCGTGCTCGATCGTCTCCTCCCCCGGGCTCGAGGCGATCGCACGCGCGCACGGGCTGGACTTCCGTGCGACGCTCACCGGGTTCAAGTGGATCTCACGCGCCCCCGGGCTCGTGTTCGGCTTCGAGGAGGCGCTCGGCTTCCTGGTGAACCCGGACACCGTGCGCGACAAGGACGGCATCTCGGCCGCCGTCGCGTTCCTCTCCCTCGCATCCCGCCTGGCCGGCGAGGGGCGCACCGTCGCCGATCACCTCGACGAGGTCGTCGAGCGCTTCGGGGCCTTCGACTCGGCGCAGGTGTCGATCCGGGTCACCGACCTCACGCGCATCGCCGACGTCATGGCGCGGCTGCGCGCCGAGCCCCCGACCGAGGTCGGCGGTATCCGGGTCGAACGCATCGACGACCTGGCGACGGGCGCCGACGGCTACCCGCCCGCCGACGTGCTCCGGCTCGTCTTCGACGGCGGCGCTCGCGTCATGGTGCGGCCGAGCGGCACCGAGCCGAAGCTCAAGGTCTACATCGACGCCGCCGCGACCGAGGGGTCGATGCGCGAACGCCGCGCGGCGGCATCGGAGGCCGTCGCACGCCTCGAGGCCGGCATGCGGGAGCTCGTGGCCTGA